Genomic segment of Candidatus Chlorohelix allophototropha:
TTCTGCTTTTCATGAGTTTTAGCTTAAGTTCTTCTTTTATACCGTTGAACAAAGCTTTGCCCCTGCCTAAAACAACCGGATTTACCATAAGCCGAAATTCATCGAGCAAGCCCTGGTTGATAAAATAAGCCGAAAGGTCGGAACTACCCATTATTGTCAGGTCGCTGCCGGGTTGTTGTTTCAATCGTTGGATTTCTGTTGAAATATTATCCTTAACCAGGCGGGTATTGTGCCAATCTACTTTTTCCAGCGTCTTTGAAAAAACAATTTTGGGTAAACTATTCATTTTAGCGGCAACAATAGGGTCGTCATCGATGGCGATTGGAGTAGGCCAGTAACTTACCATCAATTCGTAAGTTTTTCGCCCGAATAAAAGAAGATCCACCGCATTTAGTTGTTCGATAGCATAATCATTAAATTCATCATCTGTCACATGCCAATCTATCTCCCCGTTTGAACCTGCAAAAAAGCCATCCAAGGTTACCATCATAAATACATTAATTTTTCTCATGCTATTTTCCACCTCAATTACTTATAAAACAGAGGCAACCCCTTTTATAGAGTTAACCAAGAGATAATTTTATTGGGATGATTGGACGGCAAACTGCTGCATGTATTTTGTATTTTATACAGTGTAATAAAGGTTGAATAAAATGTCAATACATATGTTCTATATTTCTTTTTTGAAACGAACTGAGCACGAATCAAATAACTGCTGTAACGAAAATAGCAACTTGACGTTTAGATAAACGGGGCTATAGGAAATAGAAACCCGTATCGGAACTTACAAAAGAATGACAGTTTGTAGCCAGTTACCAGCAAATTTAACAGCGAATATTCGTCAAATTAGAGGTAGAAAACCCCTTTTTGACCACCTTATAGCGGGTAGCCGGTCTTACTTTGGTGCCAACCGCTCGACCCTTCCCATTTCCTCGCACTTTGCTGGCTTTGGCCGGACTGCCCAACTGCACAATTATTCCGGACAAGCCTCGTCGAATTTGCTGAGGGCTTGGCTGTCGTTGACTATTTTCCCAAGGTCGCAACACTTCCAAGCCCAAGCCTTTGTAGATTGCGGTTGTCAAGACCTAATATTCCGGGCTAAAAATGCATCTGAATTTAACCCACTTTTTTAAGAAAAAGCTCCAGGCAGTGGCCTGTCGCACGCTGGCGTTCGCACAAAAGCCAAGCTTTTGCGCTCAACCAGCTCTTATTAGGCTGAAATAATCTTAGCCTCTTGAAATCTTTAAGAACCAGTTCCCGCTTCCGGTTTCTTTTCTTCTGGTGGAAGTTGCCGACGCTCTAAGCCGTAACTCTCCTTTCCTAAAGTGCGGTAACTGCTACCTCTTAAATAAAAAACTTCTCCGTGATGCAATAAACGGTCAATAATCGCCACCATCAAGGCAGTATCACCACCCTCGATCAGTTCGCCCCAGTTAGAAAGGCTTTTGTTACTGGTAATGATCGTAGCACCTCTGAGGTAACGTCCGCTGATCAGCTCATATAAGGCCGGACCTACACGTGCGTCCATCGGTAAATAGCCCAGTTCGTCTAATACCAACACCTGACATTTCAAAAGCGGCTCTAAAATCCTGGCTATTTCCTGGCGAGTGCTAGCCGCAATCACTTGGTTCGCCAGTTGTTGAGCCGTAATGAACTTTACGGTGTAACCCAACTGCACCATCTTAATTCCGGCTGCAATCGAAAGATGGGTTTTCCCAAGCCCACTTGCCCCGATTAGGAGTAAATTCCCAGCTTTTTCTACAAAACTGCTGTCGAAATAGCGTAAAATCACGCTGCGCTTCAGTTCCGGGTGGCGACTGA
This window contains:
- a CDS encoding dihydrofolate reductase family protein — encoded protein: MRKINVFMMVTLDGFFAGSNGEIDWHVTDDEFNDYAIEQLNAVDLLLFGRKTYELMVSYWPTPIAIDDDPIVAAKMNSLPKIVFSKTLEKVDWHNTRLVKDNISTEIQRLKQQPGSDLTIMGSSDLSAYFINQGLLDEFRLMVNPVVLGRGKALFNGIKEELKLKLMKSRTFSSGNVLNYYRLADKE
- the istB gene encoding IS21-like element helper ATPase IstB; protein product: MNSLEHKLTSLKLGRVKQVYSDWIERARETGMDYGEFLEELLSEELLSRQENQLKKRLHSASFPFEASLEQFDFSRHPELKRSVILRYFDSSFVEKAGNLLLIGASGLGKTHLSIAAGIKMVQLGYTVKFITAQQLANQVIAASTRQEIARILEPLLKCQVLVLDELGYLPMDARVGPALYELISGRYLRGATIITSNKSLSNWGELIEGGDTALMVAIIDRLLHHGEVFYLRGSSYRTLGKESYGLERRQLPPEEKKPEAGTGS